A stretch of the Lactuca sativa cultivar Salinas chromosome 9, Lsat_Salinas_v11, whole genome shotgun sequence genome encodes the following:
- the LOC111888189 gene encoding ABC transporter C family member 3 isoform X2: MFYNSPMNTATDFLLSPVFLHGCVASIQFLFLLFILISWVWKRFRIDRSQTVVAKRSFGYLCFKQTLFCSLVLSLFNLVLCFLNNFYWYRNGWTYEKIVTLLHAVLGTLIWLFVSVYLHTLVSNSSTQSSKYPFVLRVWWVFFFTVSCYSLVVDYIHYRKTHNLPSMFFVSDSVSSLLGLFLCFVGLSHKSQEEGQSHNLEEPLLNSSSDRVRGESEIPSTYQNASFFNLLTFSWMSSVISKGNKKPLDLEDVPQLADMDSVKHVFPILLEKVQSLSNGNNQITTFGLTKALIYIIWKEVVITGFLALASSLLSFVGPYLIDTFVRYLNGQKDYKYQGFILVATFFVSKVVGCFTQRHWWFKLQQAGIRARSALVAMIYQKGLTISGQSKQGNSSGEMINLMAVDAERVAFYAWHMHDFWLLLVQVGVALALLYKNLGLAAIASLVATIFVLLANLPLGNIQEKIQDDLMKSKDNRMKATSEILRNMRILKLQGWEMKFLSKIIKLRDEEESALKKYMYTLSLTSFIFWGAPIVVAVVTFATCLFFGIPLESGKVLSALATFKILQEPIYNIPDSISAFFQTKVSLNRIATHLRLTDIDSNAIDKLPPGSSDVAVEIINGNFAWDANASSSNLTLKDINIRVNHGMRVAVCGTVGSGKSSLLSCILGEVSKISGSVKVEGTKAYVAQSPWIQSGKIEDNILFGREMDRERYDNVLEACSLKKDLEILSFGDQTVIGERGINLSGGQKQRIQIARALYQDADIYLFDDPFSAVDAHTGSHLFKECMLQFLDSKTVIYITHQVEFLPAADLIFVLKDGRITQAGKYNDILNSGSDFMDLVGAHKEALSAIDSMETNVQEGTTSSKKNTNDTQNSKTDDISGSKAQLVQEEEREKGKVGFSVYWKYINTAYGGTLAPFIVLAEILFQILQIGSSYWMTWGSPVSESDPAPVTGSTLIMVYVVLSVGCALCILARGLLLATFAYKAATLVFHKMHFSIFRSPMSFFDSTPSGRILNRAAWQVIFIFVPVGIMCIRLKQYYLPSAREMSRLFGVCKGPLIQNFAETISGSTTIRSFDQQGRFQDTNLKLNDDFARPKFHAIAAREWLGIRLDMLSSFTFAVFLIFLISIPEGTIDPSIAGLAAIYGLTLNTLQGLVLWTLTNLENKIISVERIFQYSSIPSEPPLVIESNRPDDQWPSQGEVDIRHLQVRYAPHMPLVLRGLTCTFKGGMKTGIVGRTGSGKSTLIQTLFRLVDPAAGEILIDGINISTIGLHDLRSKLSIIPQDPTMFEGSIRSNLDPLEEYTDDKIWEALDKCQLGDEVRSKIGKLGSSVTENGENWSVGQRQLVCLGRVLLKKTKVLVLDEATASVDTATDGMIQQTLAQHFTDSTVIMIAHRITSVLDSDMVLVLEQGLIDEYDSPTKLLEDKSSSFAKLVAEYSMRSNSSFENLAAR; this comes from the exons ATGTTTTACAATTCTCCGATGAACACGGCTACCGATTTCTTGTTAAGCCCAGTTTTCTTACATGGGTGTGTTGCCTCGATACAATTTCTGTTCTTGCTTTTCATATTAATCTCTTGGGTTTGGAAAAGATTCAGGATTGATAGAAGTCAAACTGTGGTTGCAAAACGGAGTTTTGGGtatttgtgtttcaaacaaactcTGTTTTGTTCTCTTGTTCTATCACTCTTCAACCTAGTTTTGTGTTTCTTGAACAATTTTTATTGGTATAGAAATGGATGGACTTATGAAAAGATTGTCACCCTTTTGCATGCTGTTCTTGGAACACTTATCTGGTTATTCGTTTCTGTGTATTTGCACACACTCGTCTCGAATTCGTCGACACAATCTTCAAAGTACCCATTTGTCTTACGGGTTTGGTGGGTGTTTTTCTTTACTGTTTCTTGTTATTCCCTTGTAGTAGATTATATTCACTACAGAAAAACCCATAACTTACCTTCCATGTTCTTTGTGTCCGATTCCGTGTCCAGTCTCCTGGGTTTGTTTCTCTGTTTTGTGGGGTTGTCCCACAAGAGCCAAGAAGAAGGTCAAAGTCACAATCTTGAAGAACCCCTTTTGAATTCTAGTAGCGATAGAGTTAGGGGCGAGAGCGAGATTCCATCAACTTACCAAAACGCAAGCTTCTTTAACCTGCTGACATTTTCTTGGATGAGTTCCGTAATCTCAAAAGGGAATAAAAAACCATTAGACCTTGAAGATGTTCCACAGCTAGCAGATATGGATAGTGTGAAACACGTCTTTCCTATCTTGTTAGAAAAAGTACAGTCTTTAAGCAATGGGAATAACCAAATCACTACATTCGGTCTCACAAAAGCTTTAATTTACATCATATGGAAAGAAGTTGTTATCACTGGATTCCTTGCTTTAGCATCTTCTTTGTTGAGTTTTGTGGGTCCTTACCTCATAGACACATTCGTTCGATACCTTAACGGACAAAAAGATTACAAATACCAAGGTTTTATTTTGGTGGCTACATTTTTCGTTTCAAAAGTGGTGGGGTGTTTCACACAAAGACACTGGTGGTTCAAGCTCCAACAAGCAGGGATTCGTGCCAGGTCAGCCCTAGTTGCCATGATATACCAAAAGGGTTTGACCATTTCTGGTCAGTCAAAGCAGGGGAACTCGAGTGGTGAAATGATCAACTTGATGGCAGTTGATGCCGAAAGAGTAGCTTTTTACGCTTGGCATATGCATGATTTTTGGTTACTTCTCGTGCAAGTAGGTGTTGCCTTAGCACTTTTATATAAAAATTTAGGACTTGCAGCCATTGCTTCATTAGTTGCcacaatttttgttttgttagcaAATCTTCCACTAGGGAATATACAAGAAAAGATTCAAGACGACTTGATGAAATCTAAAGATAATCGGATGAAAGCAACATCTGAaatcttgagaaacatgaggatTCTTAAACTTCAAGGTTGGGAGATGAAGTTTCTGTCAAAAATCATTAAActtcgtgatgaagaagaaagcgCGTTGAAGAAATACATGTACACTTTATCCCTCACTTCTTTCATATTCTGGGGTGCTCCTATTGTTGTAGCGGTTGTCACTTTTGCCACGTGTCTATTTTTCGGCATTCCACTTGAATCAGGGAAGGTACTTTCTGCATTagcaacatttaaaatacttcaaGAACCTATTTACAATATTCCAGACTCGATCTCAGCGTTTTTCCAAACTAAAGTCTCACTAAACCGCATTGCTACACACCTTCGCCTCACAGACATAGATTCCAACGCGATAGATAAGCTGCCACCTGGCAGTTCTGACGTGGCAGTTGAGATCATCAATGGAAACTTCGCATGGGATGCAAATGCTTCCTCTTCTAACCTGACACTGAAAGATATAAACATTAGAGTGAATCATGGCATGAGAGTTGCTGTTTGTGGGACTGTTGGCTCAGGGAAATCAAGCTTACTTTCTTGTATTTTGGGAGAAGTGTCGAAGATATCAGGAAGTGTGAAAGTTGAAGGAACAAAGGCGTATGTGGCTCAATCACCATGGATACAAAGTGGAAAGATTGAAGATAATATTTTGTTTGGTAGAGAGATGGATAGAGAGAGGTATGATAATGTTCTTGAAGCGTGTTCCTTGAAGAAAGATCTTGAAATCTTGTCATTTGGTGATCAAACGGTTATTGGTGAGAGAGGGATTAATTTGAGTGGGGGTCAGAAGCAGAGGATACAGATTGCACGGGCTCTTTATCAAGATGCGGATATATATCTTTTTGATGACCCGTTCAGCGCGGTTGATGCTCATACCGGCAGTCATCTTTTTAAG GAATGCATGTTGCAATTTCTAGACTCGAAGACAGTGATTTACATTACACATCAAGTCGAGTTCTTACCAGCTGCAGATCTCATCTTC GTTTTGAAAGATGGAAGAATTACACAAGCCGGAAAGTACAATGACATTCTCAATTCAGGAAGCGACTTTATGGACCTTGTTGGCGCACACAAAGAAGCATTATCAGCAATCGATTCCATGGAGACAAATGTGCAAGAAGGAACCACAAGTTCCAAGAAGAACACAAACGATACTCAAAATAGTAAAACAGATGATATTTCAGGTTCAAAAGCACAGCTTGTTCAAGAAGAAGAACGAGAAAAAGGGAAAGTAGGTTTTTCAGTCTACTGGAAATACATAAACACGGCTTATGGAGGAACACTTGCACCATTTATAGTATTGGCAGAAATTTTGTTCCAGATACTACAAATTGGAAGCAGTTACTGGATGACTTGGGGATCTCCAGTTTCCGAAAGTGATCCAGCCCCTGTTACTGGATCAACCCTAATCATGGTTTATGTAGTTTTATCAGTTGGATGCGCTTTGTGCATACTTGCAAGAGGCTTGCTTCTTGCAACTTTTGCGTATAAAGCAGCCACTCTTGTCTTCCACAAAATGCACTTCTCCATATTCCGTTCACCCATGTCGTTCTTTGACTCTACTCCAAGTGGACGAATACTAAATAGA GCTGCTTGGCAGGTGATCTTTATATTTGTGCCTGTGGGCATAATGTGCATCAGGTTAAAGCAATATTACTTGCCTTCAGCAAGAGAAATGTCACGGCTATTTGGAGTTTGTAAAGGCCCCTTGATACAAAACTTTGCTGAAACAATATCAGGATCAACTACAATCAGAAGCTTTGATCAACAAGGCAGATTCCAGGACACGAATCTGAAACTGAATGATGATTTTGCAAGGCCAAAGTTTCATGCTATTGCTGCCAGGGAATGGTTAGGCATACGTTTGGACATGCTGTCTTCTTTCACGTTTGCTGTGTTTTTAATATTCTTGATTTCTATCCCTGAAGGAACTATTGATCCAA GTATTGCGGGATTGGCTGCTATTTATGGTCTTACATTGAACACATTGCAAGGATTGGTTTTATGGACTCTTACCAACCTTGAAAACAAAATTATTTCGGTTGAAAGAATATTTCAGTATTCTTCTATACCTAGTGAACCTCCTCTTGTTATAGAATCAAATAGGCCTGATGATCAGTGGCCATCACAGGGAGAAGTTGACATCCGTCATCTTCag GTTCGATATGCACCACATATGCCACTTGTGTTGCGAGGTCTTACATGCACTTTCAAGGGAGGAATGAAGACTGGGATTGTGGGAAGAACGGGTAGTGGAAAGTCAACTCTGATACAAACACTCTTCCGCCTTGTGGACCCCGCAGCTGGAGAGATTCTCATCGATGGAATTAACATATCAACAATCGGACTTCATGATCTTCGTTCAAAATTGAGCATAATTCCTCAAGATCCTACCATGTTTGAAGGAAGTATTCGAAGCAACTTGGATCCCCTTGAAGAGTATACAGATGATAAGATTTGGGAG GCTCTCGATAAGTGTCAGCTTGGAGATGAAGTGAGGAGCAAGATAGGGAAGCTTGGCTCATCAG TGACTGAGAATGGAGAGAACTGGAGTGTGGGTCAAAGGCAGCTGGTGTGTCTAGGGCGTGTGCTACTGAAGAAAACAAAAGTGTTGGTTCTTGATGAGGCTACTGCATCAGTTGACACAGCAACTGATGGAATGATTCAGCAAACACTTGCACAACACTTCACAGATTCCACAGTGATAATGATTGCTCATCGTATCACTTCTGTGCTTGATAGTGACATGGTTTTGGTTCTAGAACAAGGTCTGATTGATGAATATGATTCTCCAACAAAGTTGTTGGAAGATAAATCGTCTTCATTTGCAAAGCTTGTTGCAGAGTATAGTATGAGATCAAATTCAAGTTTTGAAAACTTAGCAGCAAGATAA
- the LOC111888189 gene encoding ABC transporter C family member 3 isoform X3, which produces MFYNSPMNTATDFLLSPVFLHGCVASIQFLFLLFILISWVWKRFRIDRSQTVVAKRSFGYLCFKQTLFCSLVLSLFNLVLCFLNNFYWYRNGWTYEKIVTLLHAVLGTLIWLFVSVYLHTLVSNSSTQSSKYPFVLRVWWVFFFTVSCYSLVVDYIHYRKTHNLPSMFFVSDSVSSLLGLFLCFVGLSHKSQEEGQSHNLEEPLLNSSSDRVRGESEIPSTYQNASFFNLLTFSWMSSVISKGNKKPLDLEDVPQLADMDSVKHVFPILLEKVQSLSNGNNQITTFGLTKALIYIIWKEVVITGFLALASSLLSFVGPYLIDTFVRYLNGQKDYKYQGFILVATFFVSKVVGCFTQRHWWFKLQQAGIRARSALVAMIYQKGLTISGQSKQGNSSGEMINLMAVDAERVAFYAWHMHDFWLLLVQVGVALALLYKNLGLAAIASLVATIFVLLANLPLGNIQEKIQDDLMKSKDNRMKATSEILRNMRILKLQGWEMKFLSKIIKLRDEEESALKKYMYTLSLTSFIFWGAPIVVAVVTFATCLFFGIPLESGKVLSALATFKILQEPIYNIPDSISAFFQTKVSLNRIATHLRLTDIDSNAIDKLPPGSSDVAVEIINGNFAWDANASSSNLTLKDINIRVNHGMRVAVCGTVGSGKSSLLSCILGEVSKISGSVKVEGTKAYVAQSPWIQSGKIEDNILFGREMDRERYDNVLEACSLKKDLEILSFGDQTVIGERGINLSGGQKQRIQIARALYQDADIYLFDDPFSAVDAHTGSHLFKECMLQFLDSKTVIYITHQVEFLPAADLIFVLKDGRITQAGKYNDILNSGSDFMDLVGAHKEALSAIDSMETNVQEGTTSSKKNTNDTQNSKTDDISGSKAQLVQEEEREKGKVGFSVYWKYINTAYGGTLAPFIVLAEILFQILQIGSSYWMTWGSPVSESDPAPVTGSTLIMVYVVLSVGCALCILARGLLLATFAYKAATLVFHKMHFSIFRSPMSFFDSTPSGRILNRVIFIFVPVGIMCIRLKQYYLPSAREMSRLFGVCKGPLIQNFAETISGSTTIRSFDQQGRFQDTNLKLNDDFARPKFHAIAAREWLGIRLDMLSSFTFAVFLIFLISIPEGTIDPSIAGLAAIYGLTLNTLQGLVLWTLTNLENKIISVERIFQYSSIPSEPPLVIESNRPDDQWPSQGEVDIRHLQVRYAPHMPLVLRGLTCTFKGGMKTGIVGRTGSGKSTLIQTLFRLVDPAAGEILIDGINISTIGLHDLRSKLSIIPQDPTMFEGSIRSNLDPLEEYTDDKIWEALDKCQLGDEVRSKIGKLGSSVTENGENWSVGQRQLVCLGRVLLKKTKVLVLDEATASVDTATDGMIQQTLAQHFTDSTVIMIAHRITSVLDSDMVLVLEQGLIDEYDSPTKLLEDKSSSFAKLVAEYSMRSNSSFENLAAR; this is translated from the exons ATGTTTTACAATTCTCCGATGAACACGGCTACCGATTTCTTGTTAAGCCCAGTTTTCTTACATGGGTGTGTTGCCTCGATACAATTTCTGTTCTTGCTTTTCATATTAATCTCTTGGGTTTGGAAAAGATTCAGGATTGATAGAAGTCAAACTGTGGTTGCAAAACGGAGTTTTGGGtatttgtgtttcaaacaaactcTGTTTTGTTCTCTTGTTCTATCACTCTTCAACCTAGTTTTGTGTTTCTTGAACAATTTTTATTGGTATAGAAATGGATGGACTTATGAAAAGATTGTCACCCTTTTGCATGCTGTTCTTGGAACACTTATCTGGTTATTCGTTTCTGTGTATTTGCACACACTCGTCTCGAATTCGTCGACACAATCTTCAAAGTACCCATTTGTCTTACGGGTTTGGTGGGTGTTTTTCTTTACTGTTTCTTGTTATTCCCTTGTAGTAGATTATATTCACTACAGAAAAACCCATAACTTACCTTCCATGTTCTTTGTGTCCGATTCCGTGTCCAGTCTCCTGGGTTTGTTTCTCTGTTTTGTGGGGTTGTCCCACAAGAGCCAAGAAGAAGGTCAAAGTCACAATCTTGAAGAACCCCTTTTGAATTCTAGTAGCGATAGAGTTAGGGGCGAGAGCGAGATTCCATCAACTTACCAAAACGCAAGCTTCTTTAACCTGCTGACATTTTCTTGGATGAGTTCCGTAATCTCAAAAGGGAATAAAAAACCATTAGACCTTGAAGATGTTCCACAGCTAGCAGATATGGATAGTGTGAAACACGTCTTTCCTATCTTGTTAGAAAAAGTACAGTCTTTAAGCAATGGGAATAACCAAATCACTACATTCGGTCTCACAAAAGCTTTAATTTACATCATATGGAAAGAAGTTGTTATCACTGGATTCCTTGCTTTAGCATCTTCTTTGTTGAGTTTTGTGGGTCCTTACCTCATAGACACATTCGTTCGATACCTTAACGGACAAAAAGATTACAAATACCAAGGTTTTATTTTGGTGGCTACATTTTTCGTTTCAAAAGTGGTGGGGTGTTTCACACAAAGACACTGGTGGTTCAAGCTCCAACAAGCAGGGATTCGTGCCAGGTCAGCCCTAGTTGCCATGATATACCAAAAGGGTTTGACCATTTCTGGTCAGTCAAAGCAGGGGAACTCGAGTGGTGAAATGATCAACTTGATGGCAGTTGATGCCGAAAGAGTAGCTTTTTACGCTTGGCATATGCATGATTTTTGGTTACTTCTCGTGCAAGTAGGTGTTGCCTTAGCACTTTTATATAAAAATTTAGGACTTGCAGCCATTGCTTCATTAGTTGCcacaatttttgttttgttagcaAATCTTCCACTAGGGAATATACAAGAAAAGATTCAAGACGACTTGATGAAATCTAAAGATAATCGGATGAAAGCAACATCTGAaatcttgagaaacatgaggatTCTTAAACTTCAAGGTTGGGAGATGAAGTTTCTGTCAAAAATCATTAAActtcgtgatgaagaagaaagcgCGTTGAAGAAATACATGTACACTTTATCCCTCACTTCTTTCATATTCTGGGGTGCTCCTATTGTTGTAGCGGTTGTCACTTTTGCCACGTGTCTATTTTTCGGCATTCCACTTGAATCAGGGAAGGTACTTTCTGCATTagcaacatttaaaatacttcaaGAACCTATTTACAATATTCCAGACTCGATCTCAGCGTTTTTCCAAACTAAAGTCTCACTAAACCGCATTGCTACACACCTTCGCCTCACAGACATAGATTCCAACGCGATAGATAAGCTGCCACCTGGCAGTTCTGACGTGGCAGTTGAGATCATCAATGGAAACTTCGCATGGGATGCAAATGCTTCCTCTTCTAACCTGACACTGAAAGATATAAACATTAGAGTGAATCATGGCATGAGAGTTGCTGTTTGTGGGACTGTTGGCTCAGGGAAATCAAGCTTACTTTCTTGTATTTTGGGAGAAGTGTCGAAGATATCAGGAAGTGTGAAAGTTGAAGGAACAAAGGCGTATGTGGCTCAATCACCATGGATACAAAGTGGAAAGATTGAAGATAATATTTTGTTTGGTAGAGAGATGGATAGAGAGAGGTATGATAATGTTCTTGAAGCGTGTTCCTTGAAGAAAGATCTTGAAATCTTGTCATTTGGTGATCAAACGGTTATTGGTGAGAGAGGGATTAATTTGAGTGGGGGTCAGAAGCAGAGGATACAGATTGCACGGGCTCTTTATCAAGATGCGGATATATATCTTTTTGATGACCCGTTCAGCGCGGTTGATGCTCATACCGGCAGTCATCTTTTTAAG GAATGCATGTTGCAATTTCTAGACTCGAAGACAGTGATTTACATTACACATCAAGTCGAGTTCTTACCAGCTGCAGATCTCATCTTC GTTTTGAAAGATGGAAGAATTACACAAGCCGGAAAGTACAATGACATTCTCAATTCAGGAAGCGACTTTATGGACCTTGTTGGCGCACACAAAGAAGCATTATCAGCAATCGATTCCATGGAGACAAATGTGCAAGAAGGAACCACAAGTTCCAAGAAGAACACAAACGATACTCAAAATAGTAAAACAGATGATATTTCAGGTTCAAAAGCACAGCTTGTTCAAGAAGAAGAACGAGAAAAAGGGAAAGTAGGTTTTTCAGTCTACTGGAAATACATAAACACGGCTTATGGAGGAACACTTGCACCATTTATAGTATTGGCAGAAATTTTGTTCCAGATACTACAAATTGGAAGCAGTTACTGGATGACTTGGGGATCTCCAGTTTCCGAAAGTGATCCAGCCCCTGTTACTGGATCAACCCTAATCATGGTTTATGTAGTTTTATCAGTTGGATGCGCTTTGTGCATACTTGCAAGAGGCTTGCTTCTTGCAACTTTTGCGTATAAAGCAGCCACTCTTGTCTTCCACAAAATGCACTTCTCCATATTCCGTTCACCCATGTCGTTCTTTGACTCTACTCCAAGTGGACGAATACTAAATAGA GTGATCTTTATATTTGTGCCTGTGGGCATAATGTGCATCAGGTTAAAGCAATATTACTTGCCTTCAGCAAGAGAAATGTCACGGCTATTTGGAGTTTGTAAAGGCCCCTTGATACAAAACTTTGCTGAAACAATATCAGGATCAACTACAATCAGAAGCTTTGATCAACAAGGCAGATTCCAGGACACGAATCTGAAACTGAATGATGATTTTGCAAGGCCAAAGTTTCATGCTATTGCTGCCAGGGAATGGTTAGGCATACGTTTGGACATGCTGTCTTCTTTCACGTTTGCTGTGTTTTTAATATTCTTGATTTCTATCCCTGAAGGAACTATTGATCCAA GTATTGCGGGATTGGCTGCTATTTATGGTCTTACATTGAACACATTGCAAGGATTGGTTTTATGGACTCTTACCAACCTTGAAAACAAAATTATTTCGGTTGAAAGAATATTTCAGTATTCTTCTATACCTAGTGAACCTCCTCTTGTTATAGAATCAAATAGGCCTGATGATCAGTGGCCATCACAGGGAGAAGTTGACATCCGTCATCTTCag GTTCGATATGCACCACATATGCCACTTGTGTTGCGAGGTCTTACATGCACTTTCAAGGGAGGAATGAAGACTGGGATTGTGGGAAGAACGGGTAGTGGAAAGTCAACTCTGATACAAACACTCTTCCGCCTTGTGGACCCCGCAGCTGGAGAGATTCTCATCGATGGAATTAACATATCAACAATCGGACTTCATGATCTTCGTTCAAAATTGAGCATAATTCCTCAAGATCCTACCATGTTTGAAGGAAGTATTCGAAGCAACTTGGATCCCCTTGAAGAGTATACAGATGATAAGATTTGGGAG GCTCTCGATAAGTGTCAGCTTGGAGATGAAGTGAGGAGCAAGATAGGGAAGCTTGGCTCATCAG TGACTGAGAATGGAGAGAACTGGAGTGTGGGTCAAAGGCAGCTGGTGTGTCTAGGGCGTGTGCTACTGAAGAAAACAAAAGTGTTGGTTCTTGATGAGGCTACTGCATCAGTTGACACAGCAACTGATGGAATGATTCAGCAAACACTTGCACAACACTTCACAGATTCCACAGTGATAATGATTGCTCATCGTATCACTTCTGTGCTTGATAGTGACATGGTTTTGGTTCTAGAACAAGGTCTGATTGATGAATATGATTCTCCAACAAAGTTGTTGGAAGATAAATCGTCTTCATTTGCAAAGCTTGTTGCAGAGTATAGTATGAGATCAAATTCAAGTTTTGAAAACTTAGCAGCAAGATAA